One Lepisosteus oculatus isolate fLepOcu1 chromosome 13, fLepOcu1.hap2, whole genome shotgun sequence genomic region harbors:
- the LOC102698442 gene encoding uncharacterized protein isoform X1 codes for MLRFCLLVLFLFRKSVSPVVVVQPNVLVTSSPGKSVTLRCSISHSTANYFSWFKQVPGQAPKCILTVYAHSSQATRYGEFINDTRFEVSKNISSLNLIISKTKPSDVGTYYCGVRDYDLLLFGNGTFLDLKGSESISRSVVQQPVSAPVRPGDNATLQCTIHMETCAGDHSVYWFRHDSEESLPGIIYTYENRSDHCERSSVTGAPTQNCVYNLPKRNISPSDAGTYYCAVATCGEILFGNGTLLDISGMANIDNIVQPSILKMVQPGDSVTLECFLPFDKISYMLWFKQTIGQGPRCILRSYYLSNDTTFFDEFKKSHFMVEKNTGKGFFHLIISRTKKSDTATYYCATAYTTQVMFGNGTLVIVKESGLISRSVVQQPVSVPVQQGNNVTLQCTIHTETCAGEHSVYWFRHGSGESLPGIIYTQGNRSDQCERISVAKHPTQTCVYNLPKRNLGPSDAGTYYCAVAICGEILFGNGTELEITGKGNIDQILSHPFFLGLLVSNAVCVMVIVVLNYAILKKKSNLCTGHISQQSLHEHTTVDSSNKQNEDTDVLNYAALSFADSKTKTGKKRRKTDRQSVYSEVRYEQHN; via the exons ATGCTCAGATTCTGCTTACTTGTACTCTTTCTGTTCAGAAAAA gTGTGAGCCCAGTGGTTGTTGTCCAGCCAAATGTCCTGGTGACCTCCAGTCCTGGAAAATCTGTGACTCTGAGATGCTCCATATCACACTCCACTGCTAATTACTTCTCCTGGTTTAAACAGGTCCCAGGACAGGCTCCCAAGTGTATATTAACAGTGTATGCTCACTCATCTCAAGCTACACGGTATGGAGAATTCATAAATGATACCCGCTTTGAAGTGTCAAAAAACATCAGCAGTTTGAACCTCattatttcaaaaacaaaaccttcAGATGTTGGAACTTATTACTGCGGGGTCCGTGACTATGACCTGTTGCTATTTGGAAATGGGACATTTTTAGATCTTAAAG gCTCAGAATCAATAAGCAGGAGTGTTGTTCAGCAGCCTGTGTCTGCCCCAGTCCGGCCAGGAGACAATGCAACCCTGCAATGTACAATACACATGGAGACCTGTGCAGGAGATCACAGTGTTTATTGGTTCAGACATGACTCAGAAGAATCCCTTCCAGGAATAATTTACACTTATGAAAACAGGAGTGATCATTGTGAGAGGAGCTCTGTGACTGGGGCTCCTACACAGAATTGTGTCTATAACCTCCCCAAGAGGAACATCAGCCCCTCTGATGCTGGAACTTATTACTGTGCTGTGGCCACTTGTGGGGAGATCCTGTTTGGAAATGGGACCCTGTTGGACATTTCAG GTATGGCTAACATTGATAACATTGTCCAGCCCAGCATCTTGAAGATGGTTCAGCCTGGAGACAGTGTTACTCTGGAATGCTTTTTACCTTTTGACAAAATTTCTTACATGCTTTGGTTCAAACAGACAATTGGACAGGGACCTCGATGTATACTAAGATCATATTATTTGTCTAATGACACCACATTTTTTGATGAGTTTAAAAAATCACACTTCATGGTGGAAAAGAACACAGGAAAAGGATTTTTTCACCTGATAATTTCTAGAACAAAGAAATCAGATACAGCAACGTATTACTGTGCAACAGCTTACACAACACAAGTTATGTTTGGGAACGGAACCCTCGTGATCGTTAAGG aGTCAGGGTTGATAAGCAGGAGTGTTGTACAGCAGCCTGTGTCAGTCCCAGTCCAGCAAGGAAATAATGTGACTCTGCAGTGCACAATACACACTGAGACCTGTGCAGGAGAGCACAGTGTTTATTGGTTCAGACATGGATCAGGAGAATCCCTTCCAGGAATAATTTACACCCAAGGAAACAGGAGTGATCAGTGTGAGAGGATCTCTGTGGCTAAGCATCCTACACAGACCTGTGTCTATAACCTCCCCAAGAGGAACCTCGGCCCCTCTGATGCTGGAACTTACTACTGTGCTGTGGCTATATGTGGGGAGATCTTGTTTGGGAATGGAACAGAGCTGGAGATTACAGGTAAAG GAAATATTGATCAAATTCTAAGTCATCCCTTTTTCCTTGGCTTGTTGGTATCTAATGCCGTTTGTGTGATGGTGATCGTTGTTCTCAACTATGcaatactgaagaaaaaaagcaatctGTGTACAG GACATATTTCTCAGCAGAGCCTCCATGAACACACCACTGTGGATTCCTCAAATAAACAG AACGAGGACACAGATGTGCTGAATTATGCTGCCTTGAGCTTCGCTGACTCTAAAACTAAGACTGGGAAGAAGAGGAGAAAAACAGACAGA
- the LOC102698442 gene encoding uncharacterized protein isoform X2: MLRFCLLVLFLFRKSVSPVVVVQPNVLVTSSPGKSVTLRCSISHSTANYFSWFKQVPGQAPKCILTVYAHSSQATRYGEFINDTRFEVSKNISSLNLIISKTKPSDVGTYYCGVRDYDLLLFGNGTFLDLKGSESISRSVVQQPVSAPVRPGDNATLQCTIHMETCAGDHSVYWFRHDSEESLPGIIYTYENRSDHCERSSVTGAPTQNCVYNLPKRNISPSDAGTYYCAVATCGEILFGNGTLLDISGMANIDNIVQPSILKMVQPGDSVTLECFLPFDKISYMLWFKQTIGQGPRCILRSYYLSNDTTFFDEFKKSHFMVEKNTGKGFFHLIISRTKKSDTATYYCATAYTTQVMFGNGTLVIVKESGLISRSVVQQPVSVPVQQGNNVTLQCTIHTETCAGEHSVYWFRHGSGESLPGIIYTQGNRSDQCERISVAKHPTQTCVYNLPKRNLGPSDAGTYYCAVAICGEILFGNGTELEITGNIDQILSHPFFLGLLVSNAVCVMVIVVLNYAILKKKSNLCTGHISQQSLHEHTTVDSSNKQNEDTDVLNYAALSFADSKTKTGKKRRKTDRQSVYSEVRYEQHN; this comes from the exons ATGCTCAGATTCTGCTTACTTGTACTCTTTCTGTTCAGAAAAA gTGTGAGCCCAGTGGTTGTTGTCCAGCCAAATGTCCTGGTGACCTCCAGTCCTGGAAAATCTGTGACTCTGAGATGCTCCATATCACACTCCACTGCTAATTACTTCTCCTGGTTTAAACAGGTCCCAGGACAGGCTCCCAAGTGTATATTAACAGTGTATGCTCACTCATCTCAAGCTACACGGTATGGAGAATTCATAAATGATACCCGCTTTGAAGTGTCAAAAAACATCAGCAGTTTGAACCTCattatttcaaaaacaaaaccttcAGATGTTGGAACTTATTACTGCGGGGTCCGTGACTATGACCTGTTGCTATTTGGAAATGGGACATTTTTAGATCTTAAAG gCTCAGAATCAATAAGCAGGAGTGTTGTTCAGCAGCCTGTGTCTGCCCCAGTCCGGCCAGGAGACAATGCAACCCTGCAATGTACAATACACATGGAGACCTGTGCAGGAGATCACAGTGTTTATTGGTTCAGACATGACTCAGAAGAATCCCTTCCAGGAATAATTTACACTTATGAAAACAGGAGTGATCATTGTGAGAGGAGCTCTGTGACTGGGGCTCCTACACAGAATTGTGTCTATAACCTCCCCAAGAGGAACATCAGCCCCTCTGATGCTGGAACTTATTACTGTGCTGTGGCCACTTGTGGGGAGATCCTGTTTGGAAATGGGACCCTGTTGGACATTTCAG GTATGGCTAACATTGATAACATTGTCCAGCCCAGCATCTTGAAGATGGTTCAGCCTGGAGACAGTGTTACTCTGGAATGCTTTTTACCTTTTGACAAAATTTCTTACATGCTTTGGTTCAAACAGACAATTGGACAGGGACCTCGATGTATACTAAGATCATATTATTTGTCTAATGACACCACATTTTTTGATGAGTTTAAAAAATCACACTTCATGGTGGAAAAGAACACAGGAAAAGGATTTTTTCACCTGATAATTTCTAGAACAAAGAAATCAGATACAGCAACGTATTACTGTGCAACAGCTTACACAACACAAGTTATGTTTGGGAACGGAACCCTCGTGATCGTTAAGG aGTCAGGGTTGATAAGCAGGAGTGTTGTACAGCAGCCTGTGTCAGTCCCAGTCCAGCAAGGAAATAATGTGACTCTGCAGTGCACAATACACACTGAGACCTGTGCAGGAGAGCACAGTGTTTATTGGTTCAGACATGGATCAGGAGAATCCCTTCCAGGAATAATTTACACCCAAGGAAACAGGAGTGATCAGTGTGAGAGGATCTCTGTGGCTAAGCATCCTACACAGACCTGTGTCTATAACCTCCCCAAGAGGAACCTCGGCCCCTCTGATGCTGGAACTTACTACTGTGCTGTGGCTATATGTGGGGAGATCTTGTTTGGGAATGGAACAGAGCTGGAGATTACAG GAAATATTGATCAAATTCTAAGTCATCCCTTTTTCCTTGGCTTGTTGGTATCTAATGCCGTTTGTGTGATGGTGATCGTTGTTCTCAACTATGcaatactgaagaaaaaaagcaatctGTGTACAG GACATATTTCTCAGCAGAGCCTCCATGAACACACCACTGTGGATTCCTCAAATAAACAG AACGAGGACACAGATGTGCTGAATTATGCTGCCTTGAGCTTCGCTGACTCTAAAACTAAGACTGGGAAGAAGAGGAGAAAAACAGACAGA